In Malus sylvestris chromosome 16, drMalSylv7.2, whole genome shotgun sequence, the following are encoded in one genomic region:
- the LOC126609117 gene encoding major strawberry allergen Fra a 1.06-like — protein MWSRQPAGGQREEAQEPQNFTWVGEFGSRIRTFAHLRLFRWVERSGLFKHDREKGIFGGGRIGKSTLEIPPLMLNINRQHPQLHRYIYSPPPRPFFPKTGHLLIHFIFVNSSMGVFTRTDEYTSPIPPDRLFKALVLDAHILIPELMPEAVKSIDTLEGDGRAGSIKKINFAEGIQLKSVINRVDEVDEENFVYAYTLVEGEPLVVEKLEYITYKAKFEAASDGGSKNRLVSNYYTKGDIVLKEEEIKAGREKALGMYRVVETYLLQNPDAYA, from the exons ATGTGGTCCAGGCAACCAGCTGGAGGACAGCGTGAAGAAGCTCAAGAGCCCCAAAACTTCACCTGGGTAGGGGAATTTGGAAGCCGCATCCGCACCTTCGCGCACCTCCGCCTCTTCAGGTGGGTCGAGCGGTCCGGGTTGTTCAAGCACGACCGAGAGAAGGGGATTTTTGGGGGTGGG CGGATTGGGAAATCAACCTTGGAAATACCGCCCCTTATGTTAAACATAAATCGTCAACATCCTCAACTTCATCGTTATATATATTCTCCCCCCCCCCGACCATTTTTTCCAAAAACAGGCCATTTGcttattcatttcatttttgtaaattccAGCATGGGTGTCTTCACTCGTACAGATGAGTACACTTCCCCAATCCCTCCGGACAGGTTGTTCAAGGCCTTGGTCCTTGATGCTCACATCCTGATCCCAGAGCTCATGCCAGAGGCTGTTAAGAGCATTGACACCCTCGAAGGTGACGGAAGAGCAGGAAGCATCAAGAAGATCAACTTCGCTGAAGGCAT CCAGCTCAAATCTGTGATAAACCGGGTTGACGAAGTCGACGAAGAGAACTTTGTATATGCTTACACTTTGGTTGAAGGAGAACCATTAGTAGTGGAGAAACTTGAATACATCACTTATAAGGCTAAGTTTGAAGCTGCATCAGATGGGGGTAGTAAGAACCGGTTGGTCAGCAATTACTACACCAAGGGTGACATTGTGCTGAAAGAGGAAGAAATAAAAGCTGGCAGGGAAAAGGCCTTGGGGATGTACAGAGTTGTGGAAACCTATCTCCTCCAAAATCCTGATGCCTATGCTTAA
- the LOC126609065 gene encoding major allergen Pru ar 1-like translates to MGVTKISQKFVTQVTPQRMFNALILDAHNICPKLMFSSIKSIEFLSGSGEVGTIKQINFTEASPMKYAKHRIDALDKEALSCTYTFIESDATDHLLDKLEYITYDVKFEGYGRGGCICHLTSTYKAKDDIQIKEEDIELGKDRAIGMYEVLEAYLMAHPRAYV, encoded by the exons ATGGGTGTCACCAAGATCAGCCAGAAGTTTGTGACTCAGGTGACGCCACAGAGGATGTTCAACGCCTTGATCTTGGATGCCCACAACATCTGCCCCAAGCTCATGTTCTCATCAATTAAAAGTATTGAATTCCTTAGCGGTTCAGGAGAAGTTGGAACCATCAAACAGATCAACTTCACTGAAG CTAGTCCTATGAAATATGCTAAGCACAGGATTGATGCTTTGGACAAGGAGGCACTCAGCTGCACCTACACCTTCATCGAAAGCGATGCAACGGATCACTTGTTGGACAAGCTTGAATACATAACATATGATGTCAAGTTTGAGGGGTATGGAAGAGGAGGATGCATCTGTCATTTGACCAGCACATACAAGGCCAAAGATGATATACAGatcaaagaagaagacattgagcTTGGCAAGGATAGAGCTATTGGGATGTATGAAGTTTTGGAAGCCTATCTCATGGCGCACCCTCGCGCCTACGTCTGA
- the LOC126607712 gene encoding major strawberry allergen Fra a 1-3-like, producing MGVLTYETEYASIIPPARLYNALVLDADNLIPKIAPQAVKTVEILEGDGGVGTIKKVSFGEGSEYSYVKHKVEGIDKDNFVYSYSLIEGDAISDKIEKISYEIKLVASGSGSIIKNISHYHTKGDFEIKEEHVKAGKERAHGLFKLIENYLVANPDAYN from the exons ATGGGTGTCCTCACATACGAAACCGAATACGCATCCATTATCCCCCCTGCTAGGTTGTACAATGCCCTTGTCCTTGATGCTGACAACCTCATCCCCAAGATTGCTCCACAAGCAGTCAAAACTGTTGAAATTCTCGAGGGAGATGGCGGTGTTGGAACCATCAAGAAAGTTAGCTTTGGCGAAG GGAGTGAATACAGCTATGTGAAGCACAAGGTTGAGGGAATTGACAAAGACAACTTTGTGTACAGCTATAGTTTGATTGAAGGAGATGCTATTTCTGACAAAATTGAGAAGATCTCTTATGAGATTAAGTTGGTGGCTTCTGGCAGTGGTTCCATCATCAAGAACATCAGCCACTATCACACCAAGGGAGATTTTGAAATCAAGGAAGAGCATGTTAAGGCTGGCAAAGAAAGAGCCCATGGTCTGTTCAAGCTCATTGAGAACTACCTTGTGGCCAATCCTGATGCCTACAACTAA
- the LOC126607711 gene encoding uncharacterized protein LOC126607711 — MSGPSDRRFDLNLVEEAAPPSPDNIWRPSFVSLTGPLTVGDSVMKNDMTAAVVARNLLTPKDNRLLSKRSDELAVKDSLALSVQCAGSVSNMAQRLFARTRQVESLAAEVMSLKQEIRGLKHENKQLHRLAHDYATNMKRKLDQMKETDGQVLLDHQRFVGLFQRHLLPSSSGAVPHNEAPNDQPLMPPPSRVLSSTEAPNDPPPVPSLSGALPTAETSPKQPL; from the coding sequence atgtctggcccctctgaccgtcgttttgacttgaaccttgttgaagaggcagccccgccttctccagacaacatatggcgcccatccttcgtctcccttactggtcctcttaccgttggggattccgtgatgaagaatgatatgaccgctgcggtggtggccaggaaccttctcactcccaaagataacagactactttccaaacggtctgatgagttagctgttaaggattcgctggctctcagtgttcagtgtgcaggttctgtgtctaatatggcccaacgcctatttgctcgaacccgccaagttgagtcattggcggctgaagtgatgagtctcaaacaggagattagggggctcaagcatgagaataaacagttgcaccggctcgcacatgactatgctacaaacatgaagaggaagcttgaccagatgaaggaaactgatggtcaggttttacttgatcatcagagatttgtgggtttgttccaaaggcatttattgccttcgtcttctggggctgtaccgcataatgaagctccgaatgatcaacctctgatgcctcctccttctagggttctgtccagtactgaggctccaaatgatccccctccggtgccttctctttctggggctctaccgactgctgagacttctcctaagcaacctttgtga
- the LOC126607713 gene encoding major strawberry allergen Fra a 1-3-like, producing the protein MGVLTYETEYASVIPPARLYNALVLDADNLIPKIAPQAVKTVEILEGDGGVGTIKKVSFGEGSEYSYVKHKVEGIDKDNFVYSYSLIEGDVISDKIEKISYEIKLVASGSGSIIKNISHYHTKGDVEIKEEHVKAGKERAHGLFKLIENHLVANPDAYN; encoded by the exons ATGGGTGTCCTCACATATGAAACTGAATACGCCTCCGTCATCCCCCCAGCTAGGTTGTACAATGCTCTTGTTCTTGATGCTGACAACCTCATCCCCAAGATTGCTCCACAAGCAGTCAAAACTGTTGAAATTCTCGAGGGAGATGGCGGTGTTGGAACCATCAAGAAAGTTAGCTTTGGCGAAG GGAGTGAATATAGTTATGTGAAGCACAAGGTTGAGGGAATTGATAAAGATAACTTTGTGTACAGCTACAGTTTGATTGAAGGAGATGTCATTTCTGACAAAATTGAGAAGATCTCTTATGAGATTAAGTTGGTAGCATCTGGCAGTGGTTCCATCATTAAAAACATCAGTCATTACCACACCAAGGGAGATGTTGAGATTAAGGAAGAACATGTCAAGGCTGGCAAAGAAAGGGCCCATGGTTTGTTCAAGCTTATTGAGAACCACCTTGTGGCCAATCCTGATGCCTACAACTAA